A single Metarhizium brunneum chromosome 5, complete sequence DNA region contains:
- the TRI101 gene encoding Trichothecene 3-O-acetyltransferase TRI101 — MAHSPGAMDVCLDIFGQQPRLNIHTQICLCFAMPNHVAQSAIVSTLTSGLERLSASFPWVAGQVVVEGSSAGNTGVFKIKELRDIPYLAVKDLRTDVSAPTMARLRQANFPMGMLNESVMAPRHTFPTADDMSRNDPGSPVFLVQANFIVGGLVLTFLGQHQAMDMTGQGQMMRLLSKACHGESFTSDEKFSGNLQRQTVVPLLDNYHGGPELARHLATPATAPNRNGLDDGGEPARIVWESFSLDPTALASIKSIAVKTLPSGSSYVSTDDALSAFIWQSIMRARLPRLPPDTETTFARAVDVRSYVDVPATYTGIVQNMTYTTYTLQELVALPLGAIASRLRAALEPDTTILPFHTRALATYLHGQADKSHVSPVSSLRVSVDVVVSSWAKTDSYALDFNLGLGNPEAVRRPWFTPLQSFVYFMPRKGDGEMALAVCLAEEDMERLKADEQFTTYAMHGG; from the coding sequence ATGGCGCACTCTCCCGGAGCCATGGATGTTTGCTTGGACATTTTTGGACAGCAGCCGAGACTCAACATCCACACGCAAATTTGTCTCTGCTTTGCAATGCCCAACCATGTTGCGCAGTCCGCCATCGTGAGCACACTGACTTCGGGCCTTGAGCGGCTATCGGCCAGCTTTCCATGGGTCGCAGGccaggtcgtcgtcgagggctcAAGCGCTGGAAACACTGGCGTCTTCAAAATCAAGGAGCTGCGAGATATTCCATACTTGGCAGTAAAAGACCTCAGGACCGACGTCTCAGCTCCGACCATGGCGCGACTCAGGCAAGCCAACTTCCCGATGGGAATGCTGAATGAATCCGTCATGGCGCCTCGCCACACCTTTCCCACAGCCGACGACATGAGCAGAAATGACCCTGGTTCGCCCGTCTTCCTTGTACAGGCAAACTTCATCGTCGGCGGTCTGGTGCTCACGTTCCTCGGCCAGCATCAGGCCATGGACATGACGGGGCAAGGACAGATGATGCGGCTCCTCTCCAAGGCCTGCCATGGCGAGTCCTTCACAAGCGACGAGAAATTCTCGGGCAATCTCCAACGCCAAACCGTCGTTCCTCTTCTCGACAACTACCACGGCGGTCCCGAGCTTGCCCGTCACCTGGCCACCCCCGCGACAGCTCCAAATCGCAATGGTCTCGACGACGGTGGGGAGCCTGCTCGAATTGTCTGGGAAAGCTTTAGCCTTGATCCCACGGCGTTAGCATCTATCAAGTCGATTGCTGTCAAGACTCTCCCGAGCGGTTCCAGCTACGTATCCACTGATGACGCCCTGAGCGCATTCATCTGGCAGAGCATCATGCGCGCCCGCCTCCCTCGCTTGCCGCCCGACACGGAGACGACCTTTGCGCGGGCTGTTGACGTGCGCTCCTACGTCGACGTGCCCGCGACGTACACGGGTATCGTGCAAAACATGACGTATACGACGTACACGCTGCAAGAGCTCGTCGCACTGCCGCTGGGCGCCATAGCATCCAGGCTGCGAGCCGCCTTAGAACCCGACACCACCATCCTGCCCTTTCACACGCGTGCCTTGGCCACCTACTTGCACGGCCAAGCCGACAAATCACACGTCTCACCCGTCTCGTCTTTGCGTGTTTCGGTCGACGTGGTTGTGAGTTCGTGGGCCAAGACTGACAGCTACGCCCTCGACTTCAACTTGGGACTTGGCAACCCCGAGGCGGTCCGCCGGCCGTGGTTCACGCCGCTGCAGAGTTTTGTGTATTTCATGCCGCGAaagggcgacggcgagatgGCTCTGGCAGTGTGTCTTGCAGaagaggacatggagaggcTGAAGGCAGATGAGCAGTTTACGACGTATGCCATGCACGGCGGATAA
- the LDHA gene encoding L-lactate dehydrogenase A: protein MSTVGGKPFSRIAIIGVGEVGGAAAFALIISSIARELLLVDINTTLRDGQVRDLSDVAYSSNSVTRVRAATHHEAGQCDIVVITAGSKSVLGQPNLERVYRNVSIIRNVVDAMKPIRQDAIVVVVSNPVDLATTLVLELSKLPREQVLGAGTFLDSVRIRGMIADEIGVAANSLDVYVLGVHGDPQVVAWSTATIGGVPMDKSLQHGNQVDHERVAQECKDRSRSIIRAKGANPFGISSIVCSICASILLDKRNVRPVSCFRPGYGCCFSWPVVLGRKGIIRAIDVPLNNKERADIDETAKTLKATVTHVLADG, encoded by the exons ATGTCCACCGTCGGCGGTAAACCATTTTCCCGCATCGCAATCATAGGCGTCGGAGAAGTCGGCGGCGCAGCCGCCTTTGCgctcatcatctcctccataGCCCGCGAGctgctcctcgtcgacatcaacaccaccctGCGAGACGGCCAGGTCCGCGACCTCTCCGACGTGGCCTACAGCTCCAACAGCGTGACGCGCGTGCGGGCAGCCACGCACCACGAGGCAGGCCAGTGCGACATTGTCGTCATCACCGCCGGATCAAAGTCTGTGCTGG GCCAGCCGAACCTCGAGCGCGTATACCGCAATGTGTCCATCATCCGAAACGTAGTCGACGCCATGAAGCCCATCCGGCAGGacgccattgtcgtcgtcgtctccaaCCCAGTCGACCTGGCGACGACTCTTGTCCTCGAGCTCTCCAAGCTGCCGCGGGAGCAGgtcctcggcgccggcacctTTCTCGACTCCGTGCGCATCCGGGGCATGATTGCCGACGAGATTGGG GTCGCGGCGAATTCGCTCGACGTCTATGTGCTGGGGGTGCATGGGGACCCCCAGGTCGTGGCGTGGTCGACGGCGACAATCGGCGGCGTGCCCATGGACAAGTCGCTGCAGCATGGGAACCAGGTTGACCATGAGAGGGTGGCGCAGGAGTGCAAAGACCGGTCGCGGAGCATAATCCGGGCCAAGGGCGCGAATCCGTTTGGCATCAGCTCCATTGTCTGTAGTATCTGCGCGTCGATACTGCTGGACAAGCGTAATGTTCGTCCGGTCAGCTGCTTCCGGCCGGGGTATGGCTGCTGCTTCAGCTGGCCTGTTGTTTTGGGGAGAAAGGGCATCATTAGGGCTATTGATGTGCCGCTGAATAATAAGGAGAGGGCGGATATAGAtgagacggccaagacgcTCAAGGCCACGGTGACTCATGTTCTTGCTGATGGATAG
- the avnA gene encoding Averantin hydroxylase yields the protein MLIHIISVTSAVSTFSVLLVVGLVIRILRHRIFHPLRSVPGPLVNSLSELPAALALVKGEQHHYYRSLHDKYGPVVRVSPNELSFIGTDAREEIYGFRKGGLLMEKSPIFLGAVGSVNGETGVSLALNKDHVRQRKALGYLFTNSALAKLEDILQLHVDKFIAVLEKRASENQALNVSDWYTYLAFDMMGDLCFAEPFGCLDQASATEWSTSVINVFVAATWAQAIRRISGVGTYLEHLMTWLLVPTTAASWRWIHLRNSRDKTLSRLQDPNREHADFMYHILKSESRNLLSKTEIQLNMALFISAGTDTTATALAGWTYFICTHPEVYKRLTTEIRDAFTDKADIKCAKLGELTYLEATLNEALRLFPPSPASQQRVVPPGGAIISGYFVPGGTTVAVPPWVSTHSTINFREPDAFRPTRWLREDAEFLHDHLNASLPFGTGPRVCIGKNLATLEMRLIASKILCNFDVELDRSHHEAANRQWGLGGRMMPMKVFHSMTKPPLWIRLRRVNR from the exons ATGCTGATTCACATCATCTCCGTGACCTCGGCTGTCTCTACATTTTCTGTCCTC CTCGTTGTTGGTCTCGTTATCCGGATTCTTCGTCACCGAATTTTCCACCCGCTTCGTTCAGTGCCTGGCCCTTTGGTCAACAGTTTGTCAGAACTGCCGGCCGCACTGGCTCTTGTCAAGGGAGAACAGCACCACTACTATAGGTCTCTGCATGACAAATATGGCCCGGTGGTGCGAGTGTCGCCCAATGAGCTGAGTTTCATAGGCACAGATGCTCGAGAAGAGATCTATGGGTTTCGC AAAGGCGGCCTTCTGATGGAGAAGAGTCCCATATTTCTCGGAGCCGTTGGCAGCGTCAATGGAGAAACTGGTGTAAGCCTGGCGCTGAACAAGGACCATGTCCGCCAGCGCAAGGCTTTGGGATACCTCTTCACAAACAGCGCATTGGCCAAACTAGAGGACATACTTCAACTTCACGTCGACAAATTCATAGCCGTGCTGGAGAAACGGGCATCTGAAAACCAAGCATTGAACGTCTCCGACTGGT ACACATACCTTGCGTTTGACATGATGGGCGACTTGTGCTTCGCAGAACCTTTTGGGTGCTTGGACCAAGCTTCCGCTACCGAGTGGTCAACCTCTGTCATCAACGTTTTTGTTGCGGCTACGTGGGCACAAGCCATACGCCGCATATCCGGGGTTGGCACGTACCTTGAGCATCTCATGACTTGGCTTCTCGTCCCTACGACGGCTGCATCATGGAGATGGATTCATTTGCGTAATTCACGCGACAAGACACTCAGTCGCCTCCAAGACCCCAACAGAGAGCATGCAGACTTCATGTACCACATTCTGAAGAGCGAGTCCAGGAATCTGTTGTCCAAAACTGAAATCCAATTGAATATGGCCTTGTTTATTAGTGCTGGAACTGACACGACGGCTACAGCTCTGGCCGGGTGGACATACTTCATCTGTACTCATCCCGAGGTATACAAGCGGCTTACAACGGAGATTAGAGACGCTTTTACAGACAAGGCCGATATCAAATGTGCCAAGCTTGGAGAGTTGACGTACCTCGAGGCGACGTTGAACGAAGCTCTGCGTCTCTTCCCGCCATCGCCTGCAAGCCAACAGCGTGTAGTCCCTCCAGGAGGCGCCATTATATCCGGGTATTTTGTTCCTGGAGGAACCACGGTGGCAGTGCCTCCATGGGTATCAACACACTCAACCATCAACTTCAGGGAACCCGATGCTTTCAGGCCCACGCGATGGCTACGTGAGGACGCCGAGTTCCTGCATGACCACCTGAATGCTTCCCTGCCATTCGGAACAGGACCTAGGGTCTGCATTGGAAAGAACCTGGCAACTCTCGAAATGAGGCTCATTGCCTCCAAAATACTGTGCAACTTTGATGTTGAGCTGGACAGGAGTCATCATGAGGCTGCAAATCGGCAGTGGGGTCTAGGCGGCCGAATGATGCCCATGAAGGTGTTTCATTCCATGACAAAGCCACCTCTATGGATCAGACTTAGGCGAGTAAACCGATAA
- the AAO gene encoding L-ascorbate oxidase — protein MSDRGDEEDRRLLDEALAADPPSYEYDAGAKSRSGRSAWTWLGLVLVTVLLAMPLLAYVRRGGEASPASGPDGQQLAIVLHPEEHVWRGAKTLHFHWNVTLGTTSPDGVEKQVYLVNGEFPGPTIEARSGDGIIVHVHNGLADEGLAIHWHGLRMKGFNAMDGAVGFTQCPIAAGRDFEYNFKIGDDEHGTFWWHSHAEVQRGDGLYGGFVVHRPGVGPKHPEALVLVGDWFHRRQTDVFDWFFNWASVGNEPVPDSLLVNGRGRYNCSMAVPARPVVCTQRSREDLPPLLYRRPKDAPVKLRVVNVGTVAGVTLRADGATMQPAAVDAGCAVDDRPGRSVGVLYPGERVDLLVNGDGVGEQNYQLHVELDDEHFGGFPNPALDPIHSFDFFPSRLRSRQEDGPPILPPDDGQHRDLATLTAATPTGALAPKAQETMVLYFKMQMLSRLQNRPMGFVNNTSWKPQDPPLLATDRSLWDADQFIPFINSSKTRDVDIVINNLDDGTHPIHLHGYSFHVLSSFRAEGRSGWGSYNPFESGPPVPPNLVDPVRKDTVGVPRRGHVVIRVRADNPGVWMMHCHMLVHMGTGMVTGLHVEGDEKIVGVERAGRLCA, from the exons ATGAGCGACCGCGGGGACGAGGAAGATCGCCGCCTCCTGGATGAGGCGCTGGCGGCTGATCCCCCATCTTACGAGTACGACGCTGGAGCCAAGAGCCGATCTGGCCGATCCGCATGGACCTGGCTGGGGCTCGTCTTGGTCACGGTGCTCTTGGCCATGCCGCTGCTGGCGTACGTGcggcgtggtggtgaggCGTCGCCGGCGTCCGGCCCGGATGGGCAGCAGCTCGCGATTGTGCTGCACCCCGAGGAGCATGTGTGGCGAGGGGCAAAGACGCTGCATTTTCACTGGAATGTGACTCTGGGAACCACGTCGCCGGACGGCGTGGAGAAGCAGGTGTATCTTGTCAATG GCGAATTTCCGGGCCCGACAATCGAAGCCCGCTCTGGGGACGGCATCATTGTCCACGTGCACAATGGCCTGGCGGACGAGGGCCTGGCGATACACTGGCACGGCCTGCGGATGAAGGGCTTCAATGCCATGGATGGCGCCGTCGGCTTCACGCAGTGCCCCATTGCGGCGGGCCGCGACTTTGAGTACAACTTCAAGattggcgacgacgagcacggcACCTTTTGGTGGCATAGCCACGCTGAAGTCCAGAGGGGCGACGGGCTGTACGGCGGGTTCGTCGTGCACCGGCCTGGCGTTGGGCCAAAGCACCCGGAGgctcttgtcctcgtcggtGACTGGTTTCACCGCAGGCAGACGGACGTGTTCGACTGGTTCTTTAACTGGGCGAGCGTGGGAAACGAGCCCGTCCCGGATTCCTTGCTTGTCAACGGCCGCGGGCGGTACAATTGCTCCATGGCGGTGCCCGCTCGCCCGGTCGTCTGCACGCAGCGGTCTAGAGAGGATTTACCGCCATTGCTGTACCGAAGGCCCAAGGACGCACCGGTGAAGCTGAGGGTGGTGAATGTCGGGACCGTGGCGGGCGTGACTCTCCGCGCGGATGGGGCGACGATGCAGCCCGCGGCCGTGGATGCCGGttgcgccgtcgacgaccgGCCCGGCCGCTCCGTGGGTGTTTTGTATCCCGGCGAAAGGGTAGATTTGCTGGTGAACGGGGACGGCGTGGGCGAGCAAAATTACCAGCTGCACGTTGAGCTGGACGACGA GCACTTTGGCGGGTTTCCCAACCCGGCCCTGGACCCAATTCACAGCTTCGACTTCTTTCCCTCCCGTCTCCGGAGCAGGCAGGAAGATGGCCCGCCTATTCTCCCGCCGGACGACGGGCAACACCGTGATCTCGCGACTCTCACGGCCGCCACGCCCACGGGCGCACTCGCCCCCAAGGCCCAGGAGACAATGGTGCTGTACTTTAAAATGCAGATGCTCTCCCGCCTGCAGAACAGGCCCATGGGCTTCGTCAACAACACCTCGTGGAAGCCGCAGGATCCGCCGCTCCTAGCTACAGACCGCAGCCTCTGGGACGCGGACCAGTTCATCCCGTTTATCAATTCTTCAAAGACGAGGGACGTCGACATTGTCATTAATAATCTGGACGATGGGACGCACCCGATCCATCTGCACGGGTACTCGTTCCACGTCCTGTCGTCGTTTAGAGCCGAAGGCCGCAGCGGATGGGGCAGTTACAACCCCTTCGAGTCGGGGCCCCCCGTGCCGCCGAACCTCGTCGACCCCGTGCGCAAGGATACGGTCGGCGTGCCGAGGAGGGGCCACGTGGTGATTCGGGTGAGGGCGGATAATCCGGGGGTGTGGATGATGCATTGCCACATGCTGGTGCATATGGGGACGGGGATGGTGACGGGGCTGCATGTCGAGGGCGACGAGAAGATTGTTGGTGTGGAGAGGGCGGGCAGATTGTGTGCGTAG
- the FRE7_2 gene encoding Ferric/cupric reductase transmembrane component 7 has product MSAAWLTPPITLTGSRDFACDSFGFTEEQCTYYQERWHFWFIADYVFALSTIAFLMSVLGIFVIGNFVAQLLGYRAWRASSPWKRAIALTRYLSYRGFHVEALQWNSAPLGLLLLAAAGTVFFLCMDLIPEPYYWPSLGFGGSPPLGTRSGWMALACMPFVFATATKTNWITLLTGVSHEKLQVFHRWISYVFFLLALMHTFPFIVYHIRFGDMIMQFEMGLLFYWTGIVAIIFQAWLTFASHSVIRNLGYEFFKATHLFAAAIFVLIFFWHCDYTLTSWHYFIATAAVYVPCYVYPWLRTCIEYGTRVKAQVTVEENGFTRISIPANFTWVPGQHCFLRFTSFGFLQAASAHPFTICSLPYRQVNKKSELVFYIRHQRGFTARLNQFALNHPGALLPVLVDGPYGGINIQAYAHSDNLLIMAGGSGAGWTLPFIEQFVLRQSKAVDEGPGQTTDLDSVEKETESQERRTSRPFTLRVILATRDTASRKWYLRAVDELLSRYSTSESLSNISIHLHLTGKAAQEVGLADKAQDLPAESSSSPDGITAQESTTHSPVLATLAKQLDGRPQLPLVIQEEAARVADACESLSVFVCGPATMQNDVRNAVAEANLKVLKGSKSGGVYLHSEHFSWA; this is encoded by the exons ATGTCGGCAGCCTGGCTCACTCCGCCCATCACTCTGACGGGGAGTCGGGATTTTGCCTGCGATAGCTTTGGCTTTACCGAAGAGCAGTGCACCTACTACCAGGAGCGATGGCATTTTTG GTTCATCGCCGACTACGTCTTTGCGCTGTCGACCATCGCCTTTCTCATGAGCGTCCTCGGCATCTTCGTCATTGGTAACTTTGTCGCGCAGCTGTTGGGATATCGGGCCTGGCGCGCCTCTTCCCCATGGAAAAGAGCCATCGCCTTGACACGATACTTGTCCTACCGTGGCTTCCACGTCGAGGCCCTGCAATGGAACTCGGCCCCCTTGGGGCTTCTACTCTTGGCAGCTGCGGGgaccgtcttcttcctct GCATGGATCTGATTCCCGAGCCATACTACTGGCCAagccttggctttggtggTTCTCCACCGTTGGGAACACGATCGGGAtggatggccttggcatGCATGCCCTTTGTCTT CGCGACAGCAACCAAGACGAACTGGATCACGCTCCTCACGGGCGTTTCCCACGAGAAGCTCCAGGTCTTCCACCGATGGATATCCtacgtcttcttcctcctggcACTTATGCACACGTTTCCGTTCATCGTCTACCACATCCGGTTCGGGGACATGATCATGCAGTTCGAGATGggtcttttattttactgGACAGGCATCGTGGCCATCATATTCCAGGCTTGGCTTACCTTTGCCTCCCACAGTGTGATTAG AAATTTAGGTTATGAATTTTTCAAAGCCACTCACCTattcgccgccgccatatTTGTCCTGATATTCTTCTGGCACTGCGACTACACCTTGACTTCATG GCACTACTTCATTGCGACAGCGGCCGTGTACGTCCCTTGCTACGTTTATCCCTGGCTGCGGACTTGTATCGAGTACGGCACGCGGGTAAAGGCTCAAGTCACCGTTGAAGAAAACGGCTTCACGCGAATTTCAATCCCGGCAAACTTCACATGGGTGCCGGGACAGCACTGCTTCCTCCGCTTCACCAGTTTTGGATTCTTGCAGGCCGCCTCGGCCCATCCATTCACTATATGCTCATTGCCATACCGACAAGTAAATAAAAAGTCGGAGCTCGTCTTCTATATTCGCCACCAGCGCGGCTTTACCGCACGTCTGAACCAGTTTGCTCTGAACCACCCGGGTGCCTTGCTTCCTGTGCTTGTGGATGGTCCCTATGGGGGGATTAACATTCAGGCGTACGCTCACAGCGACAACCTTCTCATCATGGCGGGAGGGTCAGGCGCGGGCTGGACCCTGCCGTTTATTGAGCAATTTGTCTTGCGTCAGTCCAAGGCCGTCGATGAAGGGCCTGGCCAAACAACAGACCTCGACAGCGTGGAGAAAGAGACCGAAAGCCAGGAGCGCAGGACCTCCCGGCCGTTTACTCTCCGCGTCATACTGGCGACTCGAGACACCGCCAGTCGTAAATGGTACCTTCGAGCTGTCGATGAGCTGTTGTCCCGATACTCAACAAGCGAGTCGCTTTCCAACATCAGTATCCACTTACACCTCACTGGCAAGGCTGCACAAGAGGTCGGTTTAGCTGACAAGGCTCAAGACCTTCCAGCAGAGTCAAGCTCCTCGCCGGACGGCATCACCGCCCAAGAAAGCACAACACATAGCCCGGTGTTGGCCACGTTGGCCAAGCAACTCGACGGCCGGCCACAACTACCGCTGGTCATCCAGGAAGAGGCGGCAAGAGTGGCAGACGCATGTGAATCGCTCTCGGTCTTTGTTTGTGGACCGGCTACAATGCAAAATGACGTTCGAAATGCTGTTGCGGAGGCAAATCTGAAGGTTCTGAAGGGATCCAAGTCTGGAGGGGTCTATTTGCATTCCGAGCATTTCTCTTGGGCATAA
- the asaE_9 gene encoding MFS transporter asaE, which translates to MKHTDPESRDTNGDYPDGGREAWTAVLGCWCGLLAPMGWLNALAVLQARVSQHELAGVPESTTGWIFSTYAFLMFSCGVQVGPIFDAYNVKLLIVPGSMGMVVMAMILSICKEFYQFFLTFSVLGGLSASLLFNPCIATTGQWFGKRRALATGVVCTAGGTGGIVFPLVILYAEPRVGFGWSVRIVGLICAVSALFACRLVKKRLPHNKTAGARMDFGALLDLKYALATLAVFLAELAVLIPYTYISSYALHVGFEAHMALLMNSLLNVGAIPGRALPGFVADRFGAFNSFLVTAAACAASIFSLWYTAAGGRMAVVSFTVLFGFWSGATIALTPVCVSRVCRIEDYGKRSGTTYLVASVGVLVGAPVAGAIIRAGDGSYCGIMVFSGAVYAASAATLYWARGVAAGWGPKVIF; encoded by the exons ATGAAACACACAG ACCCAGAAAGCAGAGACACAAACGGGGACTACCCCGACGGCGGGCGCGAGGCATGGACAGCCGTCCTCGGCTGCTGGTGCGGCCTGCTCGCCCCGATGGGCTGGCTCAACGCCCTTGCCGTCCTGCAGGCGCGCGTCTCGCAGCACGAGCTCGCCGGCGTGCCCGAGTCGACGACGGGCTGGATCTTCAGCACGTACGCGTTCTTGATGTTCTCGTGCGGCGTGCAGGTCG GACCTATATTCGATGCGTACAATGTCAAGCTGCTCATTGTACCAGGGAGCATGGGCATGgttgtcatggccatgattctCAGCATCTGCAAGG AATTCTACCAATTCTTCCTGACATTCTCcgtcctcggcgggctcTCGGCCTCGCTCCTCTTCAACCCCTGCATCGCAACAACAGGGCAGTGGTTCGGCAAGCGGCGCGCGCTGGCGACGGGCGTCGTCTGCACGGCCGGCGGCACAGGCGGCATCGTCTTCCCGCTCGTCATCCTGTACGCCGAGCCGCGCGTCGGGTTCGGCTGGTCCGTCCGCATCGTCGGCCTCATCTGCGCCGTCTCGGCCCTCTTCGCCTGCCGCCTCGTCAAGAAGCGCCTGCCGCACAACAAGACGGCCGGCGCGCGGATGGACTTTGGCGCCCTGCTCGATCTCAAGTACGCCCTGGCCACgctggccgtcttcctcgccgagctcgcCGTCCTCATTCCCTACACGTACATCTCTTCGTACGCGCTGCACGTCGGGTTCGAGGCGCACATGGCGCTCTTGATGAACTCGCTGCTCAACGTTGGCGCGATTCCGGGCAGGGCCCTGCCGGGCTTCGTCGCCGATCGCTTTGGGGCCTTCAACAGCTTCCTGGTGACGGCGGCCGCCTGCGCAGCCAGTATATTTTCATTGTGGTACACCGCCGCGGGTGGTCGGATGGCTGTGGTTTCGTTCACGGTCCTGTTTGGGTTCTGGTCCGGCGCCACGATTGCGCTTACACCCGTGTGCGTGAGTAGGGTGTGCCGAATTGAGGATTATGGAAAGCGGAGCGGAACGACGTATTTGGTTGCGAGTGTCGGCGTCCTGGTCGGCGCCCCCGTCGCTGGCGCAATAATCAGGGCGGGCGACGGTTCGTATTGCGGCATCATGGTCTTTTCGGGAGCGGTATACGCCGCTTCTGCGGCCACGTTGTATTGGGCGAGAGGggttgctgctggttggGGGCCAAAGGTGATTTTCTAG
- the vis gene encoding Vitopine synthase: protein MQRKVSIIGAGPSGFALAADVQNRGMDVLVYSHPDHLRYASEVMDKGQLTVRGRVTSSTPVRITFAMAEVIEFSTIIVLTVPSTGHETVLQQLRGFALQQHTIIAIPGNLFSLIADMEIGCVLETNLSPYSCRMEKNVVVVMGKKDLIFIAALGGLPSRAVRDAIQQVVLVKLCWCSSVIEVCLLNVNGVFHPLMMLMNAGRIESTNGDFLLYRDGLTGSVAKAIVAVDQVRMEIGRAFGHSLKSALAISNECYGHNFTDLVDLARNSGPHNRLKAPSDLQNRNLSEDVPDLLVCWHSLAEKLGIDASPITAIIVLARMATGVDYFLSGRSLQRLHLEDVSRSELIGRFTVQRDPMFVSQL, encoded by the coding sequence aTGCAACGAAAAGTGTCCATCATCGGCGCCGGCCCGTCTGGTTTCGCCCTTGCGGCTGATGTCCAAAACCGCGGCATGGATGTGCTGGTCTATTCCCACCCGGACCACCTTCGATATGCCAGCGAGGTCATGGACAAGGGTCAACTGACGGTTCGTGGAAGGGTTACAAGTTCCACGCCTGTCCGTATCAcctttgccatggccgaggTGATTGAATTCTCGACAATCATCGTCCTCACCGTCCCGTCTACCGGACACGAGACGGTGCTGCAGCAACTGAGAGGATTTGCTCTGCAGCAACACACCATCATTGCCATACCAGGCAACCTGTTCTCGCTCATCGCTGACATGGAGATTGGATGCGTCCTCGAGACCAACCTGTCCCCGTATTCCTGCCGAATGGAGAAAAATGTAGTCGTGGTGATGGGTAAGAAGGACCTCATCTTCATTGCGGCACTCGGTGGCCTTCCAAGTCGCGCAGTACGCGACGCGATACAACAGGTTGTGCTGGTCAAACTCTGCTGGTGCAGCAGTGTCATTGAAGTCTGCCTGTTGAATGTCAACGGCGTGTTCCATCCACTCATGATGTTGATGAATGCGGGCCGCATCGAAAGCACCAATGGCGACTTCCTCCTCTATCGAGATGGCCTGACCGGCTccgtggccaaggccatcgtTGCGGTCGATCAAGTGCGGATGGAGATAGGCAGAGCATTCGGCCACAGCCTCAAGAGTGCCTTGGCGATTTCCAATGAGTGCTACGGTCACAACTTTACCGATCTAGTCGATCTGGCAAGGAATTCGGGCCCCCACAACAGATTGAAGGCTCCGTCGGATCTTCAAAACCGAAACCTCTCCGAGGATGTTCCCGACTTGCTTGTCTGCTGGCACAGTCTGGCCGAGAAGCTTGGAATAGATGCATCTCCCATCacggccatcatcgtcctcgcccgGATGGCTACTGGTGTAGATTATTTCCTGTCTGGGAGAAGTCTACAAAGGCTTCATCTGGAAGACGTGTCGCGGAGTGAGCTGATTGGGAGATTTACGGTTCAACGAGACCCCATGTTTGTCAGTCAGTTGTAG